A stretch of DNA from Gimesia chilikensis:
CGTTGCAATTCATGTAAACGGACGCATGCCTCTTTTTCCGCATTTCCCTGGCTGTTGCATTGGGAGAAACAGTTGATTGCCCGCTGTAGGCAACGCGCGGCGCGTTTCAGACGACCAGTTAACTGGAAAACTTCTGCCAGATGGACCAGATCCTGTCCCAGGGCAGAATGGTTTTGCGTCTGTTGATGGAGTTGATATGCCTTATGCAGGTAGACGATAGCGCGGAGATGATTACCTTGTAAACCCTGTAGGATACCAAGGTTGCCCCAGTCGGCGGCCTGGGCATCCGCATCACCGTCAAGTATCTCTCGGCTAAGTGAAATGTTCAGTAGTTGTTCTGCAAGCTGATAGTCTTGCTGCAAGATCGCGTCGTTTGCCCTGCCTGTCAGATCGCAGGCTGCATGTTCGGACAAATGATGAATTTCTGATTCGAGAGTCTGATGATCAGCGGAGCGAAGGTCCCCCCAGGCGATCGAATATTGCTGAAACTGGGCCGCGAGTTGCGAATACCCCAGTTCACGATAGGCGATCGCCAGGTTGTGGCAGGCGACTGAGCGAAGCGATTTTTCGTCGGTCTGGTGTGCATAATCCAGGACCAGCGAGAATGGTTCGATCGCATCAGCAGTCTGACCCATCGACAGGAGAAATTCCCCCAGTCCCAGCTGGCGTTGCCAGTCTGGTCCCTCAAATTCGTCTGCATAAAAAAGTGCACGGGCCTCGCCGAACTTTCCCTGTGATGCCAGTTCACGTGCATGCTGGCTCAGGGTATTCAGATTCAGGTAGGGGCTGTTGTTGTTGGATGTAGAGGAATATGGCTCAGGCACGTCTCTCGGTCTCCTGTTATGGATCGTGATTGAAACAGAGAGAGAGTGTGCGAGGATCTTGAATAAGAGTGGAGCGGTGTGAACCGCCGCTGATTTGAGAAGATCAGCCCCTGATTGAGAGCTCAGGGAATTTTTATGTGTTGGGTTTGTAGTGATATTACCTATTTTAACATCTGTGTCAATTTGAATTCCCTGGTTTTCTCTGAGATTATTCAGACTGCCTCAGGGTCGGATGCCTCAGAGCGTGAATGTGCTGGCGCTGCCAATATGGCAGCGGATTTGAATCACACACGACTGTCCGGCAGCAAACCTGACATATCGTTATTTGGGTGGAATTTCTTAAGTATAGATATATTTTACTCTTAGGGATTAATCGCTAAATAGGCACGGCGTTCGCATCTGGTCACGGTACGCTGAGGTCTGCCATCAGATCTGAGCTGAGAAATGTGTTGTTGTGGTCCGGCCTATAGCCACCACAGATCATAAATCACACCGATGTGA
This window harbors:
- a CDS encoding tetratricopeptide repeat protein translates to MPEPYSSTSNNNSPYLNLNTLSQHARELASQGKFGEARALFYADEFEGPDWQRQLGLGEFLLSMGQTADAIEPFSLVLDYAHQTDEKSLRSVACHNLAIAYRELGYSQLAAQFQQYSIAWGDLRSADHQTLESEIHHLSEHAACDLTGRANDAILQQDYQLAEQLLNISLSREILDGDADAQAADWGNLGILQGLQGNHLRAIVYLHKAYQLHQQTQNHSALGQDLVHLAEVFQLTGRLKRAARCLQRAINCFSQCNSQGNAEKEACVRLHELQRLLAVQQHDPLLN